In Muribaculum gordoncarteri, the genomic window TCAGCTTCTTCTCGCGCCTCCGTTGGGACGCAAGAGAGTGCTTGCCATCGATCCGGGTTTCCGCACCGGTTGCAAGATTGTATGCCTTGACGAGCAGGGCAATCTGATGCACACCGAGGTGATATATCCCAATCCGCCTCAGAACGATTTCCACGGAGCCGCCTTTAAGCTGAGCCGTCTTGTGGAGTCCTACCGCATCGATGCCATAGCCGTAGGTAACGGCACGGCAAGCCGCGAAACCGAGAAGTTCCTTGAGTCGCTGCGTTATCCCCGCAAGATTCAGATATTTGTCGTGAGCGAGAACGGCGCTTCCATATACTCGGCTTCCAAGGTTGCGCGTGACGAGTTCCCCGATTACGATGTCACGGTGCGTGGAGCCGTGTCGATTGGCCGCAGATTGATTGACCCTCTTGCCGAATTGGTGAAGATTGACCCCAAGTCGATAGGGGTGGGGCAGTATCAGCACGATGTCGACCAGAATAAGTTGAAGGAGGCCCTGAACTATACGGTGGAAAGCTGTGTCAATATGGTTGGCGTCAATGTCAACACTGCGTCACGTGAGCTGCTCTCCTATGTATCGGGTATCGGGCCGGCACTCGCTTCCAATATTGTGGCTTATCGAGCTGAAAACGGTGACTTCCGCAGCCGCCGGGAGCTGCTAAGCGTTCCGCGCATGGGTGAAAAGGCATTTCAGCAGTGTGCCGGATTCCTGCGTATTCCCGGTGCCGACAATGTGCTCGACAACACGGCCGTGCACCCCGAGCGTTACGAACTGATCGAGCAGATAGCGGCCGACAACGGCGGCGATGTCGAGAAGCTGGTAAAGGACGCTTCGATGCGACGCAGTGTCGACTTGTCGCGTTACATCACCAAGCAGGTGGGATTGCCTACGTTGTCCGACATATTCCTTGAACTGGAGAAGCCCGGACGCGACCCGCGTGCAACGGTCGAGGTGATGGAGTTTGACGACCGCATCAAGGATATACATGACCTGCAGCCCGGACTTGAGCTGAACGGCATCGTCAACAACATAACGGCATTTGGCTGCTTTGTCGATTTGGGAATAAAGGAGAACGGACTTGTCCACATCTCGCAGTTGTGCGACAGGTTCATCTCGTCGCCTGCCGAAGTGGTGAGCGTGCATCAGCACGTGACGGTGAGGGTGCTCGATGTCGACTACGAGCGTGGTCGCATAGCATTGACTATGAAAGGGGTGCCGCAGCGATGAACGCCTTTGTCGTAAGCATCGGAAGCAATGTCATCGAGCGTGAAGCGATGATGTCACGCACTGTCAAGTGGCTTGAAGAGCAATTTGACGATGTAAGGGTGTCCGAGATTTACGAAACCCCTGAGTACAGCAGGCGTTACGATCCCTATTTTAATTGTGTGGCTTCGGCATCGACCCGCATGTCGCTGGACGATGCTGTAAAGCTGATGAAGGAGTGGGAGATGAAGTGCGGGCGCACACCTCAGTCCAAGATTACCGGAAAAGTGGTGATTGACCTCGACATAGTAATTTGGAATGACTCGGTCGTGAGGCCCAAGGAGTTGTCACGCGACTATTTCTTGCGCGGCTATCGCATGATGTTTCAGTAAGAGCCGGTTCGACAATAAACGTTATTCAGTTTCAAGCACTATGCTTTTGGAGCATCCGGCCGCCGAGGCCATGATGCCTACACCGCCGTTGATGTTGGTGTAGACCTTCACCGGGTTGGCAAGTCCGAGGTTGCCGAGGATGCTGTTTATGCCCGAGTGAGAGCGGTGTACCGACATCAGATAGGTGTAGTAGTCCTTGCTTATGTGGTGTAGCGTCACCTTTTCCTCGATTTTGTCTATAGTGTCGGATGTACGCAGATTGTGGATGAAACTCAGGTGTATCGTTTCTCCGTCCGACGATATGTCACGAAACAATGGTATTCTGTTGCCCGCCGAGAATGATTCATCGAGAATCGACTCGTTGGATGAGAATATGTCGTCAATTGACAGGTCGAAGTCCTCGTCGGCCCCACCCGTGGTTCCGTTTAGGGCGAGATAGTAGTAGTCGTCGCTTCCCTCGGGGTCGTTGAAACTCAATGTGTAGTAGATTCGGTAGAGGTAGCCGTACCTCGTTTGGTTGTCGGGATCGATTATTATGTGATTGGTGTCGATAAGTTTCTGTACGCGGCCTTCCATTGACTCAATTTCCACTTTCTTGGGAATTTCCGAAGTGCCCGATACCGAAGGGTAGTCGGAGTGTGACGCCGTGATTGTTATTATGTCACCTTCATGAGCCGTTACGGGTGAGGTGTATAGCTTCGACTCGGCATCAAATGTCATCAGCGATGAAATCTGTCCGTTTAAGCTCAATATCACTACCGCGTCATCCTGCGTTACATCGGGGCGGTTCTCGCTGTGGTTCCATGTGCGCGTTATGCTTGCCGATATTGTTGCGTCGGGGGTGACGAGCGAGTTAAGCACAAGCACCTGTGAGCCGTTTTCATCGATGTCGATAGTCGATGTGCATGCCGTGACGAGTGCAGTGGTTACGATGAGTTGTATGATGAGTCTTATTCGTGACATGGCGGTTAAAATTTCAGGGTGTAGGACACCGAAGGAATCAGTGGAATCATGCGCAGCTTCTCGTAAACGGCACCTTTGCCTGGAGCATGCATGCGCTTCCTTATCGCGATAACGTTCATGTTGCAGTAGGCGTTGTAGAGGCTGAAATTCCACACACCCTCTTTGCCGTTGACACCTTTTACGTGCAGGTTGGCGCCTATGTCGAGTCGGTGATAGGCGGGTAGTCGGTAGTTGTTGATCGATGTGATGTAGTCTATTGTTTCGTTCTCCCAGCTGCCTGTTATTTCGTTGGTTCCGGGAAGCGGATTATAGCTCTTGGTGGGCAGCGTTATGCGGTTGCCGCTCATTATCGTCCATCCGGCGTTTATTTCCCAACGGTCGTTTATGCGCCAGTTGGCCACGATGTTGGCCTTGTGACGGTTGTCGTAGGCCGATGGAAATTTTTGTCCGTTGTTCTTCTTTTCAAACCGTCGCTCGTTCCATAGCATACTGTAGCTGATGTGTCCCGTTATGTTGCCGAAGGTCTTGCGCACCGACATGTCGATGCCTCTCACCTTGCCGTCGCCTACGGTCAGCTTTTCATAGATTATGGTGTTGGAGGGGTAGTAATAGTAGTCGTCGCGATAGTCGATGAGGTTGTACATTCGCTTGTAGTAGGCTTCCATCGACAGCATGTAACGGTTGTTGATGTTGTAATAGGCTCCGATCGATGCCTTGCGGCTCTTCTGCGGCTTGAAGTCGCCGGCAATCGGAATCCACATGTCGGTAGGAAGACTCAAGGCTGTTTCACGCAGCTGATGGTTGTACTGCGACAGCTGTGTGAACGAAGCCTTCACACACAATGAAGGTATCGGACGATACATCGCCGATACCCTCGGATTAAGTTTGAGGTAGTCTTTGTTGCCAGGATTGATCCATGAACTGAGCGACACGCCCGCCAATATGGCCCAATGCCGGTTAATGTGCCACTCGTCGTCGATGTATAGGTTCATCTCATGGGGGTGAGAGCTGTACTGAAGTGTCGTGGAGGTGTTGGTGTTGTGGTTGACTTTCCTGATGAACTCGGTGAGGTAGGGGATGAATACGTGATATGTGTAGTTGACGCCGAAGTTCAGATGGTGGCTGTGAGTCAGTTGCCAGTCGTAGTTTACTCGCAGCGAATAGTCGTCGATGAGATTATGGATTTTGGATGTCGTCGATGAGATGAGGTCGTTGAGAAATGTGTTTTTGTACTTCATCTTACGCTTCAGCATCGAGTTGTAACGTGAAAATGACATCGATATCTCGCCAAACAGCTGTGGAGTGTAGACATGATTCCAGTTGGCCGACACGATGAAGCTGCCCCAGTCGAGGGTGCTTATGTCGCTCGACTCCTCAAGATCCTTGTCGTGACGGTGCTTTCGTTTGGTGCCGCCTTTAAAGAAGTCGTTGCCGTAGTAGACCATCAGGTGCAGGCGGCTGCGGTCGTTGAAGTGATAGGTGGTTTTGGCGTTGAAGTCGGTGAATGCGTAACGTGACACAATCTTGCTCTTGTTTTCATTGATGGCCGCGTTATATATGGCTATGCCGGGTATCGACAGCAGGTCAAACCACGATCGGCGCACCGAAATCGTATAGGTCATGCGATTCTTTATTATGGGGCCTTCGATGTTGAAGCTTCCCGATGTCAATCCTATTTTCCAGCTGCCTTGACGGCGCGTCAGGTTGCCGTCGCGTGTGCGTATGTCGATTATCGACGAGAGGCGCCCGTCGTAGCGTGACGGAAACGATGACTTGTAGAAGTCGACATTGTTTATCGCATCGGTGTTGAACGACGACAACATCCCTGCGAGGTGATTTACCTGATAAAGCGGCACGTTGTCGAGCAGATACATGTTCTGGTCGTCGCTTCCGCCGTGTACCTGCAGCCCGGAAAATCCCTCTACGCCGGGAATCACTCCGGGTTGGAACTGAAGTGACTTTATGATGTCGCTTTCGCCAAACAGCGTTGGCGTCGATGTGATCGAATAGCGGTTCATGGAGAGGTTGCCGATGACCGGCGACTCAAATGTAAGTTCGGAATTCTTGTCGCCCACTATTATTACCTCGTCGAGCTTGCCCGACGGCGTGAGCGTTATGTCGAGTCGATTGTCGAGCTTAAGCGAGTCGAGGCGTATCGAAATGGGGGTATAGCCGGTGAGCGTGACATTGATGTCAGCTTCGGAAGAGGTTACGGGCAGGCTGTAAAAGCCATTGCTGTTGCTTGTGGTGAACGCTCCCGAGTTGGCGTCACGCACGATGGCTCCTATGGCAGCCTCTCCCGATTCCTCCTCACGTACAAAACCGCTTATTACCCGTTTGGGGCTTAATACCGCTTCGCGTCGCAGTATTATATTGTTGTCCTTTACGCTGTAAGTGACACGCGTGTCCTTTAATATTGCGTCAAGGCACTCTTTCAGTGTTGCGTCTTCGAGATGCAGGGTTATCTTGCGGTCGGGGATGTCCGATGTTATGTAGATGAGGTTGATGCCCGACTGCGCCTTAACCTCCTTGAGCACCTCTTTTATGGGTTGTGAGTTGACATTGATTGTGATACGCCCGGCGGCCGAAGCTACGGCTGCCAAGGTCAGTATCAACAACAATGCCAACCTATTGCGCATTGTCCGCTATTTTTAATTGTGTTCCGAGCAGGGAGTTTATTTCGTTGACGAGTTGTTGAGCATCGCCCTTGAAGTAAAGAGTTAATGAGGGGTCGTTTTTGGGGAGTCCGGTTACAGTGACTCCGTAAACGCGTTCGATTGTGCCTGCAATCTTGCTCAGAGGCATGTTGTCAAACTCGACATTGCCGTCGACCCATGCAAATGCGTTTACATCGTCGATTGCCTGAACCTTAAGTGCTCTGTCGGTGGCTATGGCCATTGTGCCGCGCTCGAGTGTCGCGGTTCCGCTGGGGCATGTCACCTCCACTTTTCCCTCCTGCACCTGCACGATTGTGCTTTGTGACTCATCGTCCACCGCAAATCGTGTTCCGAGCACAGTCACTGTGGCTACATCGGTGTTTACGGTGAATGGCGACGACTCGTTGTGCGTTACATCGAAGAATGCACGGCCGTCAAGCGTTATGTCACGCTTTTCGGCAAATGTTGACATGTCGTAGGTCAACTTGGCTCCGCGTGTCAGCGTGACACGTGAGTCATCGGGAAGCAGATAGGTGGTGTTGGCGTCATTGCAAGCCAGCGTTACGGGATGCGGTTCAGCCAATGATGATGACGAATTGATGAGATGTCGAATGACAAATGCCGATCCCACAATCACAATTACGGCAGCCGCTATGGCTATGACGCGACGACGATAGTAGCTGCTCGTACACGGAATGTCGAGCTTGCTCCAGGCCTGTCCGGCATCGAATGCTCCCTGGCGATAATGACGGGCTACAAATTGCAATGAACGTTCGTCGGCCGATGTGAGATTTATGTTATTTTCCTGCATAGAATAAACTTAATTGTTGTGTTTTACTATACATGATGCACATTTGTCGAAATACCCCTATCGTAAATTGAAAAATTTTCAACAAAAAATCCAAAAATATATGCGCAGAGCTGCTCCCTTGACCGCATCACGCAGTCGTTCAAGGGCTTTGCTTATGTGATGCTCAACAGTGCGCACTGATAGATTCAGCTCTTCGGCTATCTGGGCATAGGTCATTCCGTCGCGCTTCGACATGAGGAACACGTTACGGCACTGATCGGGCAGCTTGTCGATGACGCCCCACAGCCGCGAGTCACGCTCCGAGGTGTCAATGGCCTCTTCAAGCGGCAGGTCGGAGTAGGATTCGTCGAAACTCACCTTGTTGATGCTGCCGCGCATGGCCATCAATGCGTTGTTGCGCACGGCGGTGTACATGTATCGGCGCAGGTCGGATATTTCGGTGCCTCGGTTGAGGCTTTCCCACACCTGGGCGAAACTTTCCTGAACTACATCCTCGGCACTATCTATGTCGCCTGTTATTCGCAGGGCATACATGCCGAGCGGGCGATATAGAGTGCGGTACTGAAGTTCAAATGCCCGGACTTCCATGACTATTGTTCCTTAAAGCCGGTTTCACTGAAGAGTTGCTTGTCGTCGGCCACGCTGTTGCCTATTGTGGTGAGCATGTCACCCATGAGCGCACCGTTCATTCCGCCGCGCATTATGCGTCGCATCGATTCGGGCGACAGCCTCATGCGTCCTCCGGCAAAGCGCAGGGTTGCCTTGGGCGCGATGAAGCGGAACAGTGCTACGGTGCGTATTATCTCTTCCTCCGACAATAGCGGAGTGTCCTCAAGCTTGGTACCCTTTATGGGGTTGAGGATGTTGATCGGGATGGATACCGCACCGGCATTTCGGGCCTCTTCGGCAAGTTCAAGGCGCTGGCGCATCGATTCGCCCATGCCTATTATGCCTCCGCAGCACACATCAAGTCCTATTTCACGTGCAAGAGCTATTGTCTTCAGTTTGTCGGCTTGGGTGTGGGTGGAGCAAAGCGAGGGGAAGTAGCTTGCCGAGGTTTCCAGATTGCAGTGATAACGCTTTACTCCGGCCTCCTTGAGCTGCATCAGTTCGTCGCGGTTGAGCAATCCCATGGATGCACACAAGTACAGCCCCGTCGACTCGCCCAACTTGCGGTAGAGGTCGCAGAAGCGTGACATGTCACGCGGAGCTACTTTGCGTCCGCTCGTCACGAGTGAGTATCGTTTTATTCCGTGGGTTTCGTTAAGCATTGCGGCGCGCATGGCTTCATTTTCGGGCACGAAGTCATACTCCTCGATGCCGGTATTGTGGAAGCGTGACTGCGCGCACCATTTGCAGTCCTCGCTGCATCGTCCCGAGCGGGCGTTGACTATCGAGCAGGTGTCGATGACATCGCCGCACCATCGGATGCGTATTTCGTCGGCTGCGTCAGCGAGCATGTCGGCAGAATAGGATTCGTTCAGCTTCAGAGCATCGTCCACAGTTGCCGGATTGCCGTTGAGAGCCTCTTTTTTCAATCGTTCAAGCATGATGAAGATAATGTTGGTTAAACAAAGATACGAATAAGTCGAGAACAAAAGAAAATTTATTTTGCTTTTGTCGAGCGAGAGTATCTAAGACATTAGCCAAAGATACGAATAAGTCGAGAACTAATGCCCGGCCGATGCCGATTAATTAATATTTTTTAGCTAAGTTTGCGCTCAAAATTCCCAACTGCTATGTCAACAAAAGTCAAGCGCATTATAATTGCAAGCGTAATCGCGGCGGTGGTAATCGTGATTGCGTCAATAGCCGTGAGGGCCTGTCGTGAAAATCGGCTACTTGAAGAGGGGTCGGTTGATGTCAAGGCTGTGATAGAGAAGGTCGAGCGCCGTCACCATGAGGAGCGCTATCAGCGAATAAGGCATCGTGTTCACCGTCAGCCCGCCTATACCTCCTATACGATATATTTCGCCTACACTGTCGACGGTGTGGAGTATCACGATGACTTTACCACGCGAAAGGGAATGTTGCGTTCGCTCTACAAGGGCGACTCCATCATCATAACCTATGCCATAAAGGATCCTGCCGTGACAAGGGTCGACACCAAGCGCATAAAAAGGCGCGGCCTGCCGGTGTTTACCGACTGACCGCGCTACCGTTAACGTTTATTGTCGAACCGGCTCTAAGACCACGTTCCGACACAGCCCCGGGGGTTATTCATTCTTAAGCCTTATTACAGGATTCTCGTTCACGATTTTTCGTGTCATGACATAGACGCAAAGCACTATGGCGACAAGCACGGCAATCGATGCGAGAATGTAGTATCCGGCGAGGAAGTTGACTTCAATGGTGAACTGCTCCAGCCATATTTTGCCTGTAAACCAAGCCGCAACGGCACCTGCGATTATCGACGGAACGGCAATCGACACGATGTCACGTATGAGCAGGCTGAACAGGTGGTGTGACTCGGCTCCGTTCACCTTGCGGATGGCTATCTCCTTGCCTCGGCGCTGCACTTCGTTGCGTATGTAACCGATGAATCCCATGAGAGTTATGAAGAGGATTACCACGCAGGCCATGACGGTGGCGTTGCGGAACTGCCGCACGTTTTCGTAAGTGTCGGATATCTCCTTCTCCATCAGTGAGAATTCAATGTCGTAGGCCGGAAACAGCTCCTTCATCGACTCTTCGAGCTGCAGGAAGTTTTGCTTGAACGGCTCCTTTACGCGCAGATACATCGTCGGGTAGAAGTATCGGTTGTAGAACATCAGGTAGGGCATGGGTTCTTCAAAGAATCCGCCTATGTTGAAGTCACGCAACAGTCCCGTTACTGTCACGGGATGCTTGGCGATTTTGCTGCTTTCGGGCACGATGCGTCCCACGATGTCATCGCCCCAGTTCATGAGCCGCGCAAACTCCTCGTTGACCGCTATTTCGTTATCGTCCCTCGGCTCGCGACCTTTAATCAAGGTCATGCCCATGAAGTCGATGTAACCGTTGATGCAGTCATCGTAACGTGACGAGAAAAGATCGTTGCCGCTATTGTCCGACACCATCATTCCGCTGTAGCCCCACACCGGGTTGTAGTAGGACGCGCTCAGGCCTTCAATCACGGGCAGGTCACGCAGGGCATTGTAGGCCGCATCCACCTCCTTTGCGGTTTGTCCCGGCACCTCGGCTATGACAACACGCTCGGGATTGTAGCCGAGGTCGTGATTCATCACCTCATGATATTGCAAAGCGGCTACGGTCATCATGCACACAATGAATGTGACGCCGGCAAACTCGACGCAGAGCAGCGTGCGCGTCCACGGATTGCGGCGCGAGCTGAAGCGACGGAATATGTTGCTGACAGGGATGCGGCTGAATATGCGTCCCGGTATGATTCCGCCAATGAGCACGAATATGAGCATTATGCTTATCGGTACCCACAACCGTGACGGCTCAAGCATCTGCTTCGGCGTGATGTTGATAGTGTCCTTTATCATGTCGCCAAACACCAGTGTGAGGATGACCATGAGCACAAGCGCGCAGCCGAGCACCATGAGAGTTTCGATGATGAACATGCTGAATATGGTGGGGCTTCCGGCACCGTTGCATTTGTGGATGCCTATCGACTTGGCCCTCTTTGACAGTGACGCTATTGTGATGAGCACGTAGTTCAGCGTCGTGATGAAGAGCAGGGCCAGGCTGAGCACGAGCATTATGCGGTCCATGCGCCTCACCTCGTCGTTGCTCATGTAGGTGTCGGTGAGCGGTGCTGCATCGATTACGAGCTGCAGCGACTCGGTGTCGGGCAGATTTTTCTGCAACATCTCATTAATGCGGCGGTTGAGTTCCACGGGATCGACACCGTCGGCTACCCTGATGAATTCGGGCCAGCTGTCGCCTCCGTTCCATGAGTAGTTGCCCCTTTCACGGCTCCAAAGCGTGGGCATGGATATAACGGCTTTATGCGGGGCCGTTACGTTGTCGGGCAGGTCACGGTATATGCCTTTTACGGTGAGTTCCCACTCGTTGTTGTACTTAAGCACCTCTCCTATGGGGTCGTCGCCGCCGAATATCATCAGTGCGTAACTTTCGCTCAGGTACACGACATCCTTTTGGGCGAGGTCGGTCACCGGGTCGCCTTTCAACACCTCGATGCCCATTGTCTTGAAAAACAGTGAGTCGGCGGCTATCGCTTTCTCGGAAAACTTTGTGTCACCCCGAAAAAGACCTTGCCCCATGTTGCGGTTGGTAGTCGTGGCGGCGACAACCATTTCGGGCAGTTCCTCGTAGATGGCTCCCGCAAGTTTTCCCAGACATTGCTGCTGCCGGTCGAGAGTATTGCCGTTGATGGTGTACTGCATCCACAGCTGATAGAGCTGCCGGTGATTGTCGTAGCAGGTGTCGAAACTATGGTTCAATGCCATGCGCGACATGAGCAGGATTGTCA contains:
- a CDS encoding ABC transporter permease; translation: MKQLYYSWRAMSGPGNSNAIKIISVALGLLMTILLMSRMALNHSFDTCYDNHRQLYQLWMQYTINGNTLDRQQQCLGKLAGAIYEELPEMVVAATTTNRNMGQGLFRGDTKFSEKAIAADSLFFKTMGIEVLKGDPVTDLAQKDVVYLSESYALMIFGGDDPIGEVLKYNNEWELTVKGIYRDLPDNVTAPHKAVISMPTLWSRERGNYSWNGGDSWPEFIRVADGVDPVELNRRINEMLQKNLPDTESLQLVIDAAPLTDTYMSNDEVRRMDRIMLVLSLALLFITTLNYVLITIASLSKRAKSIGIHKCNGAGSPTIFSMFIIETLMVLGCALVLMVILTLVFGDMIKDTINITPKQMLEPSRLWVPISIMLIFVLIGGIIPGRIFSRIPVSNIFRRFSSRRNPWTRTLLCVEFAGVTFIVCMMTVAALQYHEVMNHDLGYNPERVVIAEVPGQTAKEVDAAYNALRDLPVIEGLSASYYNPVWGYSGMMVSDNSGNDLFSSRYDDCINGYIDFMGMTLIKGREPRDDNEIAVNEEFARLMNWGDDIVGRIVPESSKIAKHPVTVTGLLRDFNIGGFFEEPMPYLMFYNRYFYPTMYLRVKEPFKQNFLQLEESMKELFPAYDIEFSLMEKEISDTYENVRQFRNATVMACVVILFITLMGFIGYIRNEVQRRGKEIAIRKVNGAESHHLFSLLIRDIVSIAVPSIIAGAVAAWFTGKIWLEQFTIEVNFLAGYYILASIAVLVAIVLCVYVMTRKIVNENPVIRLKNE
- a CDS encoding FecR family protein, which translates into the protein MQENNINLTSADERSLQFVARHYRQGAFDAGQAWSKLDIPCTSSYYRRRVIAIAAAVIVIVGSAFVIRHLINSSSSLAEPHPVTLACNDANTTYLLPDDSRVTLTRGAKLTYDMSTFAEKRDITLDGRAFFDVTHNESSPFTVNTDVATVTVLGTRFAVDDESQSTIVQVQEGKVEVTCPSGTATLERGTMAIATDRALKVQAIDDVNAFAWVDGNVEFDNMPLSKIAGTIERVYGVTVTGLPKNDPSLTLYFKGDAQQLVNEINSLLGTQLKIADNAQ
- a CDS encoding sigma-70 family RNA polymerase sigma factor, whose protein sequence is MEVRAFELQYRTLYRPLGMYALRITGDIDSAEDVVQESFAQVWESLNRGTEISDLRRYMYTAVRNNALMAMRGSINKVSFDESYSDLPLEEAIDTSERDSRLWGVIDKLPDQCRNVFLMSKRDGMTYAQIAEELNLSVRTVEHHISKALERLRDAVKGAALRIYFWIFC
- the bioB gene encoding biotin synthase BioB — its product is MLERLKKEALNGNPATVDDALKLNESYSADMLADAADEIRIRWCGDVIDTCSIVNARSGRCSEDCKWCAQSRFHNTGIEEYDFVPENEAMRAAMLNETHGIKRYSLVTSGRKVAPRDMSRFCDLYRKLGESTGLYLCASMGLLNRDELMQLKEAGVKRYHCNLETSASYFPSLCSTHTQADKLKTIALAREIGLDVCCGGIIGMGESMRQRLELAEEARNAGAVSIPINILNPIKGTKLEDTPLLSEEEIIRTVALFRFIAPKATLRFAGGRMRLSPESMRRIMRGGMNGALMGDMLTTIGNSVADDKQLFSETGFKEQ
- a CDS encoding Tex family protein, which gives rise to MTNDYSSIIAQELNIPRKSVAATIKLLDDGATIPFISRYRKEATGALDEVGVHNVQLRYEALKALTKRKETIIDTIKEQGKLTADLKRRIEETLDSATLEDLYMPFRPRRRTRAQMAAEKGLEPLARMIMAQNLDDAASAAKRFKNDDVPDVDSAIDGACDIIAEWMSESEKARSIVRSRYMRNAVISSKVVKGKEEEGRNYENYYDFSSPLRTCTSHRLLAILRGADEGFLKVTVTIDDDEMVDRLSRLFVKAGTSDKIASLMRLTVKDSYKRLIKPSIESEALAAAKVRADDAAIAMFAENVRQLLLAPPLGRKRVLAIDPGFRTGCKIVCLDEQGNLMHTEVIYPNPPQNDFHGAAFKLSRLVESYRIDAIAVGNGTASRETEKFLESLRYPRKIQIFVVSENGASIYSASKVARDEFPDYDVTVRGAVSIGRRLIDPLAELVKIDPKSIGVGQYQHDVDQNKLKEALNYTVESCVNMVGVNVNTASRELLSYVSGIGPALASNIVAYRAENGDFRSRRELLSVPRMGEKAFQQCAGFLRIPGADNVLDNTAVHPERYELIEQIAADNGGDVEKLVKDASMRRSVDLSRYITKQVGLPTLSDIFLELEKPGRDPRATVEVMEFDDRIKDIHDLQPGLELNGIVNNITAFGCFVDLGIKENGLVHISQLCDRFISSPAEVVSVHQHVTVRVLDVDYERGRIALTMKGVPQR
- a CDS encoding TonB-dependent receptor, whose product is MRNRLALLLILTLAAVASAAGRITINVNSQPIKEVLKEVKAQSGINLIYITSDIPDRKITLHLEDATLKECLDAILKDTRVTYSVKDNNIILRREAVLSPKRVISGFVREEESGEAAIGAIVRDANSGAFTTSNSNGFYSLPVTSSEADINVTLTGYTPISIRLDSLKLDNRLDITLTPSGKLDEVIIVGDKNSELTFESPVIGNLSMNRYSITSTPTLFGESDIIKSLQFQPGVIPGVEGFSGLQVHGGSDDQNMYLLDNVPLYQVNHLAGMLSSFNTDAINNVDFYKSSFPSRYDGRLSSIIDIRTRDGNLTRRQGSWKIGLTSGSFNIEGPIIKNRMTYTISVRRSWFDLLSIPGIAIYNAAINENKSKIVSRYAFTDFNAKTTYHFNDRSRLHLMVYYGNDFFKGGTKRKHRHDKDLEESSDISTLDWGSFIVSANWNHVYTPQLFGEISMSFSRYNSMLKRKMKYKNTFLNDLISSTTSKIHNLIDDYSLRVNYDWQLTHSHHLNFGVNYTYHVFIPYLTEFIRKVNHNTNTSTTLQYSSHPHEMNLYIDDEWHINRHWAILAGVSLSSWINPGNKDYLKLNPRVSAMYRPIPSLCVKASFTQLSQYNHQLRETALSLPTDMWIPIAGDFKPQKSRKASIGAYYNINNRYMLSMEAYYKRMYNLIDYRDDYYYYPSNTIIYEKLTVGDGKVRGIDMSVRKTFGNITGHISYSMLWNERRFEKKNNGQKFPSAYDNRHKANIVANWRINDRWEINAGWTIMSGNRITLPTKSYNPLPGTNEITGSWENETIDYITSINNYRLPAYHRLDIGANLHVKGVNGKEGVWNFSLYNAYCNMNVIAIRKRMHAPGKGAVYEKLRMIPLIPSVSYTLKF
- a CDS encoding 2-amino-4-hydroxy-6-hydroxymethyldihydropteridine diphosphokinase; this translates as MNAFVVSIGSNVIEREAMMSRTVKWLEEQFDDVRVSEIYETPEYSRRYDPYFNCVASASTRMSLDDAVKLMKEWEMKCGRTPQSKITGKVVIDLDIVIWNDSVVRPKELSRDYFLRGYRMMFQ
- a CDS encoding DUF4249 domain-containing protein, producing the protein MSRIRLIIQLIVTTALVTACTSTIDIDENGSQVLVLNSLVTPDATISASITRTWNHSENRPDVTQDDAVVILSLNGQISSLMTFDAESKLYTSPVTAHEGDIITITASHSDYPSVSGTSEIPKKVEIESMEGRVQKLIDTNHIIIDPDNQTRYGYLYRIYYTLSFNDPEGSDDYYYLALNGTTGGADEDFDLSIDDIFSSNESILDESFSAGNRIPLFRDISSDGETIHLSFIHNLRTSDTIDKIEEKVTLHHISKDYYTYLMSVHRSHSGINSILGNLGLANPVKVYTNINGGVGIMASAAGCSKSIVLETE